In Sphingobacterium sp. R2, the genomic stretch GCTTTGGCTGCTGCCGTTGATTCTTTCTGTCACCATGAAACATTGGATCTTTTTATCAATTGTACGGGAAGCTATGCTGATGATGTAGCACAGCGCATCAGCTATGAGGAGGCAAGTGCTATGCTCCGAGTCAATATGTTGGGTACCCTGAATTGTTTTGAAGTCGCCCGCGAAGTCATGTGTAGACAATCAAAGGGACAAATTGCAACAATAGCATCTGTCTCGGGAACTTTAGACTTTCCGAATTCAAGTTTGTACAGTAAAACAAAGCGAGCAGCAATCCAATTGGCTGATGCTTATCGGAGGGCGTTGCTTCCGTTTGGGATTGCAGTGACAGTCATCGCACCCGGGTATGTGGATACATGCAAACTCCGTCAGCTTAATCAGCAGGATCTCTCCAAAAAGCCCTTTTTGATCAGTGTAGATGATGCCACGCAGCGCATCTTAAAAGCGATACAGCAAAAGAAAGAAATCGTTATTTTTCCGAAGCGTATGAAATGGCTGATGGGATTTTTAGGCCTTATCCCCCATGTATTATTAAGTAAAATCATGTTTAGGAAAGCCAAATGGATGAAAAACGATTAAATAAAATAGGGAGGCAGCTCCTCGTTGCCATCTATTGCCTGCTACTTTTTCAACTTACCTATCCCTTTACAGCTGCCTACGCATCCAATTTAGCTGCGGTACCTTCCTTTATATTCGACTTTGAACAGCATATTCCGTTCATTCCATGGATGATTTTGCCTTATATGAGCAGTGGACTGTTTTTTTGTCTAGTGCCTTTTTACTGTGGGAAAAAGAAGGAACTTCTGTGCTATGCAAAGCGATTTACGTTTATCACCCTGATTGCGGCCCTATGTTTTCTTCTTGTTCCGCTGCGGTTTTCTTTTGACCGACCGCAGGTTGAAAATCCTTTGTTCACCATTTTCTTTTCTTTCTTAACGGAATATGATTCGCCTTTCAATCAGGCGCCCTCCCTTCATGTCGCCTATGCCTGTCTTTTTTGGTCGGTACTGCGCTGGAGGTTCAACGGATGGAAGAAAATAATCTTGGGCATCTGGATACTGATGATGGGCTTAGGAACATTGACGGTATATCAGCACCACGTGATCGACCTGTTGACAGCTTGTATACTGGTTCAGTTCAGTTTTATCCTCTTCCCGAATGCCATCGAACAATCGGCACAAAGGTTGGCTATAGCGAATAGTTATTACCTCATCGGCTGGATATTCACGTTACTGGCACTCCTCTGCGAGGGATATGTGTTTCCTTTGATTGTTGTTGCTTGGATAGCCTTCGTCTGCTTTGCCGTAGGTTACAGTTACCAGCGCAATAATAAAAGGTTTTTAAAGGATCATCTGGGGCGAATACCGCTGATAAAGAAAGTATTTTATGCTCCTTACCAATTTGCTTATTGGCTAATGTGGCGTTTTTTTAGAAAGAGAAACAATCCGCCGCTGATCGAGTTACTTCCGCGCTGTTACGTGGGGCCAAGATTGAGTGATTCGGAGCTTGTAGCGTTGGGGCTAGGTCGCGATCTGGTTGTTTTTGACCTCGCAGCGGAACTGAAGGAGGTAAAACTCTCAGGTGCCATGCGAAAATATTATTCTCTTCCTTTATTGGATATTGCGGAGGTCGATGTGGATTATGCCCATGAGATCATAGACGCTATGCTATCTGCTTACCGGAACTTGGATGAACATGAAAATATGATCATTCATTGTACCATGGGGTACAGTAGAAGTATGATTTTCGCTATTCTGATGACGCGCGAGTTTTTATCTTTAGATTTAAATAATGCTATAGATCACGTAAAGTCGATCAATAGGCATATGGTGCTGCGAGGTCACGCGATACAGTTGATGAAAATTATCGTCGCTGTTCGATCCTGATCAAAAAAATGGTGGCTTGATCTTTGTTTTTAGTAGCAACAGCTGAATAGATACGGAAATTACATACTTACATACGCCATTGTATAGATGGGATAAATTATAAAAAGATGAAATCAGGTTATTTTAAGAGTTTCGATCAGGGTGAACTGCTATATCGTGTGTGGAATTATCAAGAGGGGCAAAAAGCTTTGGTTGTATTGCACCGCGGGCATGAACATTCAGAACGCCTGCAGGAGATGGCTACCGATCCGCAGTTTGCCGATTATTCCATCTTTGCATTTGATTTGCGGGGACATGGCCATACCAAAGTGCCCGTATCACCGGTATTCATGGATAATGTGCGCGATCTGGATTGTTTTGTCTCCTATATGCGTACCGAATATGCAGTTGACACCGACGACGTCTTTGTCATCGCCAACAGCATTGCCGGGGTTATTGTAAGTGCTTGGGTACATGATTTTGCCCCTCCAATCGCAGGTATGGCTTTATTGGCTCCTGCTTTTGAGATTAAACTGTATGTACCGCTGGCCAACCCGATGATTGCGCTTGGAACCAAGCTGAAAAAGGATCTCGTTATCCAAAGCTATGTCAAGGCGAAGGTACTGACCCATGACATTGAGCAACAACAGGCTTATGATGCTGATCCCTTAATCTCAAAATCCATTAACGGCGCTTTATTAGTTGACCTGTTGAAAGCCGGTGAGCGTATCGTAGACGATGCAGCCGCAATCGATATTCCTGTGATTGTGCTATCTGCTGAAAAGGACTATGTGGTCAAAAACTCAGTGCAAAAGCAATTCTTTGTGTCTATCGCTTCCAAGCTAAAGACATTTATTACCCTGCGCAATTTTTATCATGGTATCCTGTTTGAATCCAACAGGCAGAAAGTCTATACCTATTTAAAAGATTTTATTACGAAAGCCTACGCAAGGCAAAAGCCTGAACAGGGGCTGGAGCCTGACGAGTTTTCGGTAA encodes the following:
- a CDS encoding SDR family oxidoreductase — its product is MKVFIAGGTSGIGLALAKSYLQQVAEVAVCGRDLSRLTNKPAYDALVKFKVDVCDRDALAAAVDSFCHHETLDLFINCTGSYADDVAQRISYEEASAMLRVNMLGTLNCFEVAREVMCRQSKGQIATIASVSGTLDFPNSSLYSKTKRAAIQLADAYRRALLPFGIAVTVIAPGYVDTCKLRQLNQQDLSKKPFLISVDDATQRILKAIQQKKEIVIFPKRMKWLMGFLGLIPHVLLSKIMFRKAKWMKND
- a CDS encoding phosphatase PAP2 family protein, which codes for MDEKRLNKIGRQLLVAIYCLLLFQLTYPFTAAYASNLAAVPSFIFDFEQHIPFIPWMILPYMSSGLFFCLVPFYCGKKKELLCYAKRFTFITLIAALCFLLVPLRFSFDRPQVENPLFTIFFSFLTEYDSPFNQAPSLHVAYACLFWSVLRWRFNGWKKIILGIWILMMGLGTLTVYQHHVIDLLTACILVQFSFILFPNAIEQSAQRLAIANSYYLIGWIFTLLALLCEGYVFPLIVVAWIAFVCFAVGYSYQRNNKRFLKDHLGRIPLIKKVFYAPYQFAYWLMWRFFRKRNNPPLIELLPRCYVGPRLSDSELVALGLGRDLVVFDLAAELKEVKLSGAMRKYYSLPLLDIAEVDVDYAHEIIDAMLSAYRNLDEHENMIIHCTMGYSRSMIFAILMTREFLSLDLNNAIDHVKSINRHMVLRGHAIQLMKIIVAVRS
- a CDS encoding bifunctional alpha/beta hydrolase/class I SAM-dependent methyltransferase, with the protein product MKSGYFKSFDQGELLYRVWNYQEGQKALVVLHRGHEHSERLQEMATDPQFADYSIFAFDLRGHGHTKVPVSPVFMDNVRDLDCFVSYMRTEYAVDTDDVFVIANSIAGVIVSAWVHDFAPPIAGMALLAPAFEIKLYVPLANPMIALGTKLKKDLVIQSYVKAKVLTHDIEQQQAYDADPLISKSINGALLVDLLKAGERIVDDAAAIDIPVIVLSAEKDYVVKNSVQKQFFVSIASKLKTFITLRNFYHGILFESNRQKVYTYLKDFITKAYARQKPEQGLEPDEFSVKEYEKLYHKVMPAAEKLNYAFQKWTLGKIGSLSHGMNLGLQFGFDSGISLDYVYRNEPKGRLGLGKIIDKGYLEAIGWKGIRIRKQHLLSLLEEKIEQIKSTGRPVKILDIAGGTGNYLFDIKEKYPEVEILINEFMLSNIAVGEKIIKKNGLEGIRFSNYDCFDPETYEKLDFVPNIVVISGIFELFGNNEMASRAVYGATSICEENSHLVYTGQPWHPQLKMIAYVLNSHQKKDWVMRRRSQKELDRIMAYNGVVKERMLIDDYGIFTVSSGAVKAG